The Oncorhynchus tshawytscha isolate Ot180627B linkage group LG12, Otsh_v2.0, whole genome shotgun sequence genome includes a window with the following:
- the LOC112263045 gene encoding protein phosphatase PTC7 homolog, whose protein sequence is MFSVLSYGRLVARAVIGGLSQTDSRDYSLVTASCGFGKDFRKGILKKGMCYGDDACFIARHKSADVLGVADGVGGWRDYGVDPSQFSGTLMKTCERLVKEGRFVPSNPVGVLTSSYYELLQNKVPLLGSSTACIVVLDRQSHRLHTANLGDSGFLVVREGEVVHRSDEQQHYFNTPFQLSIAPPEAEGAVLSDSPDAADSSSFDVELGDIILTATDGLFDNMPDYMILQELKKLKNTNYESIQQTARSIAEQAHVLAYDPNYMSPFAQFACDNGLNVRGGKPDDITVLLSIVAEYTD, encoded by the exons ATGTTCTCCGTACTTTCATACGGTAGACTGGTTGCCAGAGCAGTAATTGGCGGACTCTCTCAAACGGATAGCCGCGACTACAGCCTGGTAACAGCAAGCTGCGGGTTTGGGAAGGATTTTCGGAAGGGTATCTTGAAGAAAGGGATGTGCTACGGCGACGACGCTTGCTTCATTGCCCGACATAAATCTGCCGATGTTTTGG GTGTGGCAGATGGAGTGGGTGGTTGGAGAGACTACGGTGTGGACCCATCACAGTTTTCAGGGACTCTTATGAAGACCTGTGAGCGGCTGGTAAAGGAGGGACGCTTCGTTCCAAGCAACCCTGTGGGCGTCCTCACAAGCAGCTACTATGAGCTCCTACAGAACAAAGTGCCTCTGCTGG GCAGCAGCACGGCCTGTATCGTGGTGCTGGACCGGCAGAGCCATCGGCTGCACACTGCTAACTTGGGAGACTCGGGCTTCCTGGTGGTGAGGGAAGGAGAAGTGGTGCACCGCTCTGATGAACAGCAGCACTACTTCAACACCCCCTTCCAGCTCTCTATCGCCCCACCCGAGGCAGAGGGGGCCGTCCTCAGTGACAG TCCCGATGCTGCAGACAGCTCCTCCTTCGATGTCGAGTTGGGGGACATAATTCTCACAGCCACAGACGGCCTCTTCGACAACATGCCCGACTACATGATCCTACAGGAGCTGAAAAAACTCAAG AACACCAACTATGAGAGTATCCAGCAGACAGCCAGGAGCATTGCAGAGCAGGCCCATGTTCTGGCATACGACCCCAACTATATGTCGCCTTTTGCCCAGTTTGCCTGTGACAATGGACTGAATGTAAGAG GAGGAAAGCCAGATGACATCACCGTGTTGCTGTCAATAGTGGCAGAGTACACAGACTAG